The following nucleotide sequence is from Pseudomonas sessilinigenes.
CCAGGTCCAGGGTACCCACCAGCCGCTCTTCGCTGGCCCCCAGGGGCAAGGTGACGAACTGCCCGCTGGCCAGCAAATCCGCCAGTCCCCGGGCGAGGGTCGACTTGGCCATGCCCCGTGGCCCCTCGATCAACACGCCACCGATCTTCGGGTCGATGGCGGTCAGGCACAGGGCCAGCTTCAAGGCATCGGCGCCGACCACGGCCGACAAGGGGAAATGCGGGGTGTCGCTCATCTGGGGTTCTCGCTTGGGTCTGGGTGTCCCGAAGGACGATTTCGCGAGCCGTCTCGCGATCGAGTGCGCAGCATTCGCCGCCTCAGGGCACCTCTAAAAACGTAGGCGAGGCAGTCAGCGCAAGGCAAAAACAGGCGAAAAAGCGCCGTTTACAAGGGGTCAATGTGTATTTTGACCGGGCTGGCGCACCAGCCTGTTTTTAACGCAGCGATGACAACGCAGGTAGTTTTTAAAGGTGCCCTCAGGAGTCTTCTTCTATATCCAGCAGCAGATGCTCCAGGGCCTCGCGATAGGCTCCGGGCTCCTGCCACAGGCCGCGCTGCTGGGCCTCCAGCAAACGCTCGGTCATATCGCGCAAGGCGTGGGGATTATGCTGGCGAACGAACTCGCGGGTCGAGTCGTCCAGCAGGTAGGCATCGGCCAGCAAGGCGTACTGGTGGTCGTCGATCAGTTCGGTGGTGGCATCGAAGGCGAACAGGTTGTCCAGGGTCGCAGCCATTTCGAAAGCCCCCTTGTAACCGTGGCGCTTGACCCCCTCGATCCATTTCGGGTTGACCGCCCGGGAACGGATCACCCGGTTGAGCTCTTCCTTGAGGCTGCGGATCTTCGGCAGGTCGGGCTGGCTGTGATCACCGTGGTAGCTGGCGACCTTGGCCCCGCCCAGGCTTTCCACCGCCGCCAGCATGCCGCCCTGGAACTGGTAGTAGTCGTTGGAATCCAGCAGGTCGTGCTCGCGGTTGTCCTGGTTCTGCACCACCGCCTGGACCCGGCCCAGGCGAGCGGCGAACTGCTCGCGGGCGGCGGTGCCTTCATCGCTGCCGCCGTAGGCGTAGCCGCCCCAGTTGAGGTAGACCTCGGCCAGGTCCTCGCGGCTCTGCCACAACCGGCCATCGATGGCGCCCTGGACCCCGGCACCATAGGCCCCGGGCTTGGCCCCAAAGACCCGCCAGCCGGCCTGGCGCGCCGCCGCTTCCGGGTCCAGGCCGCTAGCCTGCAAGGCTTCGCGTTCGGCACGGACCCTGGCTGCCAGGGGGTTCATGTCGGCTGGCTCGTCCAGGGCCGCCACCGCCTGCACCGCCGCGTCGAACAGGCGGATGAGGTTGGCGAAGGCGTCGCGGAAGAACCCGGAAATCCGCAAGGTCACATCGACCCGGGGCCGATCCAGCAGGCTCAGGGGCAGGATCTCGAAGTCGTCGACCCGCTGACTGCCAGTGGCCCAGACGGGCCGCACGCCCATCAGCGCCATGGCCTGGGCGATATCGTCGCCACCGGTGCGCATGGTGGCCGTGCCCCAGACCGACAAGCCCAGTTGCAGCAGGTGATCGCCGTGATCCTGCAGGTGGCGCTCGAGGATCAGGTTGGCCGACTGGAAACCGATGCGCCAGGCAGTGGTGGTGGGCAGGTTGCGCACATCCACCGAATAGAAATTGCGCCCGGTGGGCAGCACGTCCAGGCGTCCGCGACTGGGCGCGCCGCTGGGGCCCGCCGGCACGAAGCGGCCTTGCAGGGCATCGAGCAGGCCGCGCATCTCCGCCGGGCCGCAGGCATCCAAGCGCGGCGCCACTACCTCGCGCAAGCCCTCGATGATGCTGCGCACCGGCTCCCAGCCGGCTTCGTCCAGTTGCGCCACCGGGCCTTGCAAGGCTGCCTCGATCAAGCACCCGGCGTAGATTTCCAGACGTTCACGCACATCGCCAGCGGTGCGCCACAAAGCATCGCTGAGCTGTTGCAGGGGCTGTGGGCGCCGCCCGGTCCAGGGTTCGGCCAGGGCGCAATCCAGCGGATCGAACCCCAACTCGAAGGCCTTGGCCAGGGCCCGCAACAGGCTGGCGTGGGCGCCCTTGCCATCGCCCCGGGGGATGCGCAGCAGGGCCAGCAACGTATCGATGCGCAAGCGCCCTTCTGGCGATTCGCCGAACACATGCAGGCCGTCGCGGATCTGCGATTCCTTGAGATCGCACAGGTAGGTGTCCAGCCGTGGCAGCCAGAGCGCCGCATCGGCCTCGCCCTCCAGCGGCCCGTCCAGTTGCAGCTCGCGGTCGATCTGGGTCTCGCGCACCAGGCGCAGGATGTCCCGCTGCAGCTCCCGGGCGCGGCGCGGGTCGAGCAACTGGGCCTCGTAGTATTCGTCGGCCAGCAGCTCCAGGTTACGCAGCGGGCCGTAGGTCTCGGCACGAGTCAGGGGCGGCATCAAGTGATCGATGATCACCGCCTGGGTCCGGCGCTTGGCCTGGGCGCCCTCCCCTGGATCGTTGACGATGAACGGGTAGATGTTCGGCAGCGGCCCCAGCAGCGCATCCGGCCAGCAGTGGGCCGACAGGCCGACGCCCTTGCCCGGCAGCCACTCAAGGTTGCCGTGCTTGCCGACGTGGATCACTGCGTGGGCGCCGTAGACCTGGCGCAGCCAGAAATAGAACGCCAGGTAGGCATGGGGCGGCACCAGGTCCGGGTCGTGGTACGCCGCGCTGGGGTCGACCTGGTAACCCCGGGCCGGCTGGATGCCGATGAAGGTCAGGCCCAGGCGCAGGCCAGCGACCATCAGCCGCCCGTTGCGGAACATCGGGTCCTGCTCCGGGGCGCCCCAGCGCTCCAGCACCGCTTGACGATTGGCCTCGGGCAGTGCCTGGAACAGGTGCTGGTAGTCGTCCAGGGCCAGGCTCTGCTGGCAAGGGCGCAGGTCGAGGCTGTCCAGATCGTTGCTGACGCCACCGAGCAATTGCTGGATCAGCTCGGTGCCGCTGGCCGGCAGCTCGTCAGGCAGCGGATAACCCTCGGCCTGCAAGGCCTTGAGAATGTTCAGCGCCGCCGCCGGGGTATCCAGGCCCACGCCGTTGCCGATGCGCCCGTCGCGGGTCGGGTAGTTGGCCAGGACCAGGGCGATGCGTTTTTGGTGGTTGTCCAGGCGGCCCAGCTCGACCCAGTTGCTTGCCAGCCGGGCGACGAAGTCCATGCGCTCGGGCTGGCCGCGGTAGCAGACCACGTCCGACTGGCTGCGCTCGCTGCGCCAGGCCAGGTCCTTGAAGCTGATGGGCCGGCTGATGATTCGTCCATCCAGTTCGGGCAAGGCGATGTGCATGGCCAGGTCCCGTGGGCCCAGGCCTTGTTCGCTGGCCTGCCAGCCCGGCTCGTTGTCCTGGGCGCAGATGGCCTGGATCACCGGGATGTCGCGGCGAAACGGCCGCAGGTGTGGCGCCTCGGGGCTGGACTGGGCAAAACCGGTGGTGTTGAGGATCACTCCGGCGCCGGTCTCATCCAGCCAGTCTTCCACCTGTGCCAGGCAGCCGGGCTCCTTGAGACTGGCCACGGCGATCGGCAAGGGGTTGAGACCGGCAGTCGCAAGGCGCTGGCAGAACAGGTCGATGAATGCGGTGTTGGCCGCCTGCAAGTGCGAGCGATAGAACAGCAGCGCCGCCACCGCCTGGCCGGGCTGCCAGTGGGCCTGCCAATCCGCCAGGCTGGCCTGGCTCCTGGCCGGGTGATAGAGCGCGGTGCGCGGCAGCACCTGCGGTTCGCTCCAGGGGTAGTCGCGCCCCAGCAAGCCGCTCAGGCAGCGGTAGAAATTCAACGCATTTTCTCGCCCGCCCTGGCGCAGGAACTGCCACAGGCGGTCGCGCTCCACGGCCGACACCGTGCTCAGGTCGCTGAGCTCCGGGTCGGGCCGATCGTCCCCTGGCACCAGGATCAGTTGCACCCCGCGCCGGGACAGCTCCACCAATTGCTCGACGCCATAACGCCAGTAGGCGATGCCGCCGTGCAGGGAAATCAGGATGACCTTGGCATGGCGCAGCACCTGGTCGACGTACAGGTCCACCGAGGCGTGGTTCTGCACCTGCATCGGGTTGGCCAGGCGAAAACTGGGGTAGTCCGCTGGCAACTGCTCGGCGGCCTCGGCCAGCAGCGCCAGGCTGGAGTCGCCGCTGCACAGGATCACCAGCTCGGCGGGGGTTTGTCCAAGGTCGGCGATGTTGTCATCCGACACGAATCCGCCGGGCTGGGTCCTGAGCAGGTGCATGGGTCAGGCGCCCAGGGCGGCGCGCAGTTGCGCTTCCAGCTGGGTTGCGTCCAATTCCTGGCCGATCAGCACCAGGCGGGTGATACGCTTTTCATCGGCGCCCCACTTGCGGTCGAAGTGCTTGTCGAAACGGGTACCCACGCCCTGGAGCAGCAGGCGCATCGGCTTGCCGGGGATTGCCGCAAAACCCTTGACCCGCAGGATGCCGTGCTTGACCACCAGTTGGGTCAGGGCATCGAGCAGCAGGCTTTCGTCGGCCTCGGGCAGCTCGATGGAGATCGAGTCGAAGGCGTCGTGGTCATGGTCGTCATGATCGTCGCTGTCATGGTGATGGTCGTGATGACTGTGGCGGCTGTCGATGTGCTCCTCGGAGCCGGCACCCACGCCCAGCAGCACGTCCAGGGGCAGGCGCCCGCTGCTGGCCTCGATCACCTTGACCGCCGGCGGTAG
It contains:
- the cobN gene encoding cobaltochelatase subunit CobN; translation: MHLLRTQPGGFVSDDNIADLGQTPAELVILCSGDSSLALLAEAAEQLPADYPSFRLANPMQVQNHASVDLYVDQVLRHAKVILISLHGGIAYWRYGVEQLVELSRRGVQLILVPGDDRPDPELSDLSTVSAVERDRLWQFLRQGGRENALNFYRCLSGLLGRDYPWSEPQVLPRTALYHPARSQASLADWQAHWQPGQAVAALLFYRSHLQAANTAFIDLFCQRLATAGLNPLPIAVASLKEPGCLAQVEDWLDETGAGVILNTTGFAQSSPEAPHLRPFRRDIPVIQAICAQDNEPGWQASEQGLGPRDLAMHIALPELDGRIISRPISFKDLAWRSERSQSDVVCYRGQPERMDFVARLASNWVELGRLDNHQKRIALVLANYPTRDGRIGNGVGLDTPAAALNILKALQAEGYPLPDELPASGTELIQQLLGGVSNDLDSLDLRPCQQSLALDDYQHLFQALPEANRQAVLERWGAPEQDPMFRNGRLMVAGLRLGLTFIGIQPARGYQVDPSAAYHDPDLVPPHAYLAFYFWLRQVYGAHAVIHVGKHGNLEWLPGKGVGLSAHCWPDALLGPLPNIYPFIVNDPGEGAQAKRRTQAVIIDHLMPPLTRAETYGPLRNLELLADEYYEAQLLDPRRARELQRDILRLVRETQIDRELQLDGPLEGEADAALWLPRLDTYLCDLKESQIRDGLHVFGESPEGRLRIDTLLALLRIPRGDGKGAHASLLRALAKAFELGFDPLDCALAEPWTGRRPQPLQQLSDALWRTAGDVRERLEIYAGCLIEAALQGPVAQLDEAGWEPVRSIIEGLREVVAPRLDACGPAEMRGLLDALQGRFVPAGPSGAPSRGRLDVLPTGRNFYSVDVRNLPTTTAWRIGFQSANLILERHLQDHGDHLLQLGLSVWGTATMRTGGDDIAQAMALMGVRPVWATGSQRVDDFEILPLSLLDRPRVDVTLRISGFFRDAFANLIRLFDAAVQAVAALDEPADMNPLAARVRAEREALQASGLDPEAAARQAGWRVFGAKPGAYGAGVQGAIDGRLWQSREDLAEVYLNWGGYAYGGSDEGTAAREQFAARLGRVQAVVQNQDNREHDLLDSNDYYQFQGGMLAAVESLGGAKVASYHGDHSQPDLPKIRSLKEELNRVIRSRAVNPKWIEGVKRHGYKGAFEMAATLDNLFAFDATTELIDDHQYALLADAYLLDDSTREFVRQHNPHALRDMTERLLEAQQRGLWQEPGAYREALEHLLLDIEEDS